One window from the genome of Saimiri boliviensis isolate mSaiBol1 chromosome 2, mSaiBol1.pri, whole genome shotgun sequence encodes:
- the ZNF483 gene encoding zinc finger protein 483: MTAISPDPQTLAPTEQNEVPGMVTSGEQETILGGDAADAECFRQRFRWFCYSEVAGPRKALSQLRELCTQWLRPDIHTKEQILELLVFEQFLTILPGEIRVWVKSQHPKSSEEVVNLIEDLMQMLEEKEDLVSQDSVSQEENSKENKVVAVCPNTESCESITLKDVAVNFSRGEWKKLEPFQKELYKEVLLENFRNLEFLDFPVSKLELISQLKWVELSWLLEKEVSKGSQPDESALDKIIERCLRGDDDGLMEEFQKYCGISEEEHGNQGNSKGKVTQKKTHGKGNRGEESDPDKRPFGHNFKEPSDLMKHLRVYLRKKSRKYNESKKPFSFHSDLVLNRKEKTAGEKLRKCNDSGKVLSHSSALTEHQKRQKILLGDRSQKCSKCGIIFIRRSTLSRRKIPMCEKCRKDSCQEAALNKGEGNETGEKTHKCSKCGKAFGYSASLTKHRRIHTGEKPYMCNECGKAFSDSSSLTPHHRTHSGEKPFKCDDCGKGFTLSAHLIKHQRIHTGEKPYKCKDCGRPFSDSSSLIQHQRIHTGEKPYTCNNCGKSFSHSSSLSKHQRIHTGEKPYKCGECGKAFRQNSCLTRHQRIHTGEKPYLCNDCGMTFSHFTSVIYHQRLHSGEKPYKCNQCEKAFPTHSLLSRHQRIHTGVKPYKCKECGKNFSQSSSLNEHHRIHTGEKPYECNYCGATFSRSSILVEHLKIHTGRREYECNECEKTFKSNSGLIRHRGFHSSE; this comes from the exons ATGACAGCCATCTCACCAGACCCTCAAACTCTGGCCCCTACTGAACAAAATGAGGTCCCAGGAATGGTTACTTCTGGGGAGCAAGAAACTATTTTAGGAGGAGATGCTGCTGATGCAGAGTGTTTCAGACAGCGGTTTAGGTGGTTTTGTTATTCAGAAGTAGCCGGACCCAGGAAAGCTCTGAGTCAACTCCGGGAGCTCTGCACTCAGTGGCTGAGACCAGATATTCACACGAAAGAACAGATTTTAGAGCTTTTGGTGTTTGAGCAGTTCCTGACCATTTTGCCTGGGGAGATCAGGGTTTGGGTAAAGTCACAACATCCTAAGAGTAGTGAGGAGGTGGTGAACCTAATAGAAGATTTGATGCAGATGcttgaagaaaaagaag ATCTCGTCTCTCAAGATTCTGTTTCCCAAGAGGAGAACTCAAAAGAGAATAAAGTGGTCGCTGTTTGTCCCAATACTGAGTCCTGT GAATCTATAACATTGAAAGACGTAGCTGTGAACTTTTCAAGAGGAGAGTGGAAGAAGCTGGAGCCTTTTCAAAAGGAGCTATATAAGGAAGTGCTGCTGGAAAACTTCAGGAACCTAGAATTTCTGG ACTTTCCAGTTTCAAAATTAGAGTTGATTTCTCAGCTGAAGTGGGTTGAATTGTCATGGCTGCTGGAAAAAGAAGTCTCAAAAGGCTCCCAGCCAG atGAATCAGCTTTagataaaataatagaaagatgCCTCAGGGGTGATGATGATGGCCTGATGGAAGAATTCCAGAAATATTGTGGCATATCAGAGGAGGAGCATGGTAATCAGGGAAATTCAAAAGGAAAAGTCACACAAAAGAAAACTCATGGGAAAGGCAATAGGGGTGAGGAATCTGACCCAGATAAAAGGCCCTTTGGACATAATTTCAAAGAACCTTCAGACTTAATGAAACATCTGAGAGTCTACTTGAGGAAGAAATCTCGGAAGTATAATGAAAGCAAGAAACCCTTCAGTTTTCACTCAGACCTTGTTCTGAACCGCAAGGAGAAAACTGCTGGAGAAAAGTTACGGAAATGTAATGACAGTGGGAAAGTCTTAAGTCACTCTTCAGCTCTTACTGAACATCAGAAACGTCAGAAGATTCTTTTGGGGGATAGATCCCAAAAATGCAGTAAGTGTGGGATAATCTTTATTCGGAGGTCAACTCTTTCTAGGAGAAAAATCCCTATGTGTGAGAAATGTCGGAAAGATTCATGTCAAGAAGCAGCCTTAAATAAGGGTGAGGGAAATGAGACTGGAGAAAAAACTCATAAATGTAGTAAGTGTGGAAAAGCCTTTGGCTATAGTGCCTCACTCACGAAGCATcggagaattcacactggagaaaagccCTATATGTGTAATGAGTGTGGAAAAGCTTTTAGTGATAGTTCATCGCTCACACCACATCATAGAACTCATAGTGGAGAGAAACCCTTCAAATGTGATGATTGTGGGAAAGGTTTCACCCTAAGTGCTCACCTCATTAAACAtcaaagaattcatactggagaaaaaccttATAAATGTAAAGACTGTGGGAGACCCTTCAGTGACAGTTCATCTCTTATTCAACATCAgcgaattcatactggagaaaaaccctatACGTGTAACAATTGTGGAAAATCCTTCAGTCATAGCTCATCCCTTTCcaaacatcagagaattcatactggagagaaaccctataaatgtggtgaatgtggaaaagcctttagACAGAATTCATGCCTTACCCGGCATCAGAGAATTCACACCGGAGAAAAACCATATTTGTGTAATGATTGCGGAATGACTTTCAGCCATTTTACATCTGTTATTTATCACCAAAGACTTCATTCAGGAGAAAAACCGTACAAATGTAACCAATGTGAGAAAGCCTTCCCAACCCATTCACTCCTTAGTCgtcatcagagaattcatactggcGTAAAACCttataaatgtaaagaatgtgggaagAACTTCAGTCAGAGTTCATCTCTTAACGAACACCACCgaattcatacaggagagaaaccctatgaatgtaattATTGTGGCGCAACCTTTAGTCGAAGCTCAATCCTTGTAGAACACCTAAAAATTCATACTGGAAGGAGAGAatatgaatgtaatgaatgtgagAAGACATTTAAAAGTAATTCAGGCCTCATTAGACATCGGGGATTTCATTCTTCAGAATAA